Proteins from a genomic interval of Arvicola amphibius chromosome 10, mArvAmp1.2, whole genome shotgun sequence:
- the LOC119824380 gene encoding zinc finger protein 431-like, translated as MWDTSWRHVACLILQQGRHQWIAFCAVSATAGCCEESMGEHGIHSMNSVTYEDVHIDFTEDEWVLLNPSQKSLYKDVMLEIYRNITAIGNRWEDHNFEEHFQSARKHGRYERNRNGEKSSEYTQCDKALACYSHFQRLEKIHSAEKPYDGIQYAEAFAAFSCISSLQLHTRTHTGEKPYTCNQCDKAFSLNSSLRVHQRTHTGEKPYECNQCGKAFSRQYSLQIHKRTHTGEKPYICNQCGKAFSQNSSLRVHHRTHTGEKPYQCNKCDKAFVSHGELHRHKRTHTVEKPFECNQCNKAFSDHSNLQVHKRIHTGKKPFECNQCDKAFLSYGQLYRHKRTHTGEKPFECNQCDKAFSYISSLKTHKRIHTGEKPYECNQCDKAFSQANILKRHTRIHTGEKPYECNQCGKAFLRISSLKTHKRIHTGEKPYECNQCDKAFSQANILKRHTRIHTGEKPYECNQCGKAFSQISSLKKHKRIHTGEKPYECNQCDKAFSQISSLKKHKRIHTGEKPYECNQCDKAFSQANILKRHTRIHTGEKPYECNQCGKAFSWISSLKTHKRIHTGEKPYECNQCGKAFSRISSLKTHKRIHTREKPYECNQCDKAFSQLSNLKTHKRTHTGEKPY; from the exons ATGTGGGACACTTCCTGGCGCCATGTTGCCTGCTTGATTTTACAGCAAGGCAGGCACCAGTGGATTGCTTTCTGTGCTGTGAGTGCTACTGCAGGGTGCTGTGAGGAGAGCATGGGGGAGCATGGAATCCACAGCATG AATTCGGTGACCTATGAGGATGTGCACATTGACTTCACTGAGGATGAGTGGGTtttgctgaatccttcccaaaagagtctctacaaagatgtgatgctggagatatACAGGAACATCACTGCTATTG GGAACAGATGGGAAGACCATAATTTTGAAGAGCATTTTCAAAGTGCTAGAAAACATGGAAG GTATGAAAGAAACCGTAATGGAGAGAAATCCTCTGAATATACTCAGTGTGATAAAGCCTTAGCATGTTATAGTCATTTTCAAAGGCTTGAAAAAATTCATTCTGCAGAGAAGCCATATGATGGTATTCAATATGCTGAAGCCTTTGCAG ccttttcatGTATTAGTAGTCTCCAGCTTCATacaagaacacatactggagagaaaccctacacatgtaatcaatgtgataaagccttttcACTGAACAGTAGTCTTCGAGTACatcaaagaacacatactggagagaaaccctatgaatgtaatcaatgtggtaaagccttttcacGACAATATAGtctccaaatacataaaagaacacatactggagagaaaccctacatatgtaatcagtgtggtaaagccttttcacAAAACAGTAGTCTTCGAGTACATCACAggacacatactggagagaaaccttatcaaTGTAATAAATGTGATAAAGCTTTTGTGAGTCATGGTGAGCTTCACAGAcataaaagaacccatactgtAGAGAAGCCctttgaatgtaatcaatgtaatAAGGCTTTTTCAGATCACTCTAATCTCCAAGTacacaaaagaatacatactggaaAGAAGCCctttgaatgtaatcaatgtgataaagcTTTCTTGAGTtatggtcagctttacagacataaaagaacacatactggagagaagccatttgaatgtaatcaatgtgataaagccttttcATATATTAGTAGtctaaaaacacataaaagaatacatactggagagaagccatatgaatgtaatcaatgtgataaagccttttcACAAGCCAATATTCTAAAAAGACATAcaagaatacatactggagagaagccatatgaatgtaatcaatgtggtaaagcctttttaCGGATCAGTAGtctaaaaacacataaaagaatacatactggagagaaaccctatgaatgtaatcaatgtgataaagccttttcACAAGCCAATATTCTAAAAAGACATAcaagaatacatactggagagaagccatatgaatgtaatcaatgtggtaaagccttttcacAGATCAGTAGtctaaaaaaacataaaagaatacatactggagagaaaccctatgaatgtaatcaatgtgataaagccttttcacaa ATCAGTAGtctaaaaaaacataaaagaatacatactggagagaagccatatgaatgtaatcaatgtgataaagccttttcACAAGCCAATATTCTAAAAAGACATAcaagaatacatactggagagaagccatatgaatgtaatcaatgtggtaaagccttttcatGGATCAGTAGtctaaaaacacataaaagaatacatactggagagaagccatatgaatgtaatcaatgtggtaaagccttttcacGGATCAGTAGtctaaaaacacataaaagaatacatactagagagaaaccctatgaatgtaatcaatgtgataaagccttttcACAACTCAGTaatctgaaaacacataaaagaacacatactggagagaaaccttat